The Nitrospira sp. nucleotide sequence CCGACGAAGCCTGCGTCGCCGTGCGCTGACTGTTACACAACCGCCGATTTACCCGCGCACCCCACCACCAGATCTCGTCGCATGAGGCTGTCCGACCGCCTCTTCCTCGTGCTGCTGCTCTGCGGGAGTGGAAGCGGGGTGCTGCTGGCTCAACCATCGGGCACGCTTGATCGCGGCCACACCGTCTACCGTGAACATTGTGTGGAGTGCCACGGGGAAGGCGGGAAGGGCGACGGCCCTAAGGCCCCGTTTCTCTCGCCGCGCCCGGGGAATCTCGTGTCGGCAGCCACCTCCGCCAAAACCGATAAGGAACTGCTGCGCACGATCGCGCAAGGCAAGCCCCGCACCGCCATGCCCGCCTGGCAGGACCGATTAGCGGCGGAAGATCAAGAGGCCGCGCTCCAGTATATTCGCTCATTGGTGCGGTTCAGCCGATCCCCGGCCCCCTCGTCCCCATCCCCCTGAAGCGGGACTCTTTACGTCCACGCCCCTTTCGTCTGAAAAGAGCCCCGTGATAGAGTGACCTTCTTTTTATCCTCACGGGAGGTCGTTCGCATGATTCGCGGGAACCTGTTCCATCGACGACAGATGACTACTCTTGCAACCCTCGCACTCACGCTCGTGGCCTGGGCCGGATCAGCCGAATCGGCACCCACAGCCGGCGCGAAGGGACATGCCAAGGCTGGCGCCGTCAAAACGACACCGGCCATACAAACTGCGATCCGGTATGCTGAAGCCCTTTCACAGGGCGATCGCGTCACGGCGGGACAACTGGACTTCGCCTGCCAGTACCGTTTCGTCACCGCGCTTCAGGGGAAGGCGAAACAATTCGCCCCCTCCGGAGACGCCTTCTACGATGCCTGTTGGCAAACCCTGACCGACGCGTATGCACCCATGCTGAAACGGTCGGACATCGCCATGGATATCCTGTGGCCAAGCGCCGGCCCGCTGGTCTTTTTCGGCGATGATCTTCCAAGAGCCCCCGCCTCCACCTTCGTCGCGGACGTGGTGGGGATTTCGCCTCCCGGCAGCGGCCTCCATGTCACGGCCCTGGGTAGCCGCACCATTCCGTCCGGTTCGTTCAAACTGACGCGAGCCGGAAAGGTGCTGGCGGCCCCGACAACCTTGGTGCAGCTTGCGATTCAATATCAGGACCCCCTCACCTCGCCTGTGAGCTATGCCGCGGGCAATGTGAAATGGACCAATACGATCAAGCGCCCTCGACGGGCGCTCAAATCCATGACCACCCAATGGGTCGTCTTCACCGGATTGAAGCAACACGGATTCCCCGGCGATACCGCGGTCTTCAACCTGCCGGTTGCCTCCCAACCGGAAGCACCGGGCATGGTCGCGGATAAAATTCCGTTCACCACCGAGGTGAGCCGGGTGTTGCCGGAATCCCTGTCCTGGTGGGGACCGAACGATCAGCCTGGGGTTCTGACCGCCGCGGCCGCACGCGCAGCCATTTTCCCTGACCTCCGGGATCGGGTCGCCTTGCTCAATCGCGTGCTGATCATCGATCCTCAGCAGCCGGACGCCCTTACGGTCCTGACTCGTCATCTCTACAGTGCACTCCTGTTTGAGGCTCGAAGCGCGCACCAGGTGCCGACGAAAGATCCGGCACTGGGCATCGTCGTCGACGAGTTTTATTGGAACATCTATGCGCAAGGTCTCCGGATGGACCTCTCGAATGGGATGGAGATGGGCGGCCTCAGTCAACCGACGCCGGCCGACCTCTTGTACCGCCTGATACCGGCGCTCCAAACCCTGGCCACCATCCGGCCGGAGCAACTCGACAACCGGTTCCGGCTCGGAGTTGCCTATCGATGGAACAACGACCAGATTCCCATGGTTGAAACCTTCGAAGCTCTGGTCAAAGACATTCCCGACAGCCGCAGAACGCCCAAAGCCGAGGCCTTGCTCCAGCTCGCCTGGTCTCGCATCAACAAGGTGTCTTGGAATCGTATCCTGCATGACCCGGAAACCCCGCGAGCCTACGCCAACGCCGAAGCCTCTTTGGCGCAAGCCGAGCTTCCCCTGGATAAATTCCTGGCCGAATATGCCATGGCCTACACCATGATCTTTCTGCCGAACTACGGGGACAAGGAGAAGATGCTCCACCACCTCACCGAAGCCAAACGATGGTTCGATGAAGTCCCCGGCAAATCGGATGCCGTATGGCGCTACTTCCTTCACACCGGACTGTTGAAAGCGGTGCTTGACGCCGATCCGCTGTTCGCCCCCATCCTGGCCACCGCTCCCCAGTCCTAACCGATCGACCCAGGACCGACAGAGGCGGACCAGCCTCTGTCGGTCTGTCGGCGAAGCCCGCGAGCACATTCCTTCCACCCATCCCTTCCCGCCTTGTCAACCATAGATGCCTGTGGTAACGATGTCGCCGAGGCAGAGAGCAGGAGGGACGATGCCACACCCACGACCAAGCCGATACACACACCACTTCGCCACGCTCCTCATGCTCCTCGCCTGTTCGCTTCATCTCGCCGGCTGCTCGATATTCGGTGGAACATCACAACCGTTGATCGTCAATTCAGAGCCGCCGGGCGCTGACGTCTTGATCAACGGCACCCTCGCCGGCACCACCCCATTGCAACAGCAGGTGCCCCGAAGAGGAGACCTCACCGTGGAGGTCCACAAAACCGGCTACACGCCGCAGACCCGCGTGACCGGCCGAAAACTCAGCAGTGTCGGCATCGTCGATGTCATCGGAGGAGCATTCTTCCTGCTGCCGCTGCTCGGCCTCATCGCGCCCGGCGCCTGGGAGCAGGACCCGTCGACGATCGGCATCACTCTCGAACCGGACAAGCCACACCCTGCAACCACACCCTAACCGACCTGTCCATGATGCCCCGGCCATGAACGGATCAGAAGGAGTACAGAGAATGATCGACGTACAGGGCTATGCCGCCCGCACCGCAAAATCCCGACTCGCCCCGTTTACTTTTTCGCGCCGCGCTGTGGGCCGGCACGACGTGCTGATCGGAATCCAGTACTGCGGTATTTGCCATTCAGACGTGCATCAAGCGCGGGATGAATGGGGCGGCTCGAGCTTCCCCATAGTGCCTGGACATGAAATTGTCGGCATCGTCGAACAGGTCGGCGCCTCAGTGAAGCAATTCAAGGTCGGCCAACTGGTCGGCGTCGGATGCTTCGTCGATTCCTGCCGGACCTGCCCGCAATGCAAGAAGGGCCAGGAGCAATACTGCGAGGGCCATCTCAGTTTCACTTACAACGGGACGGAGCGGGACGGGGTCACTCAGACCTATGGCGGCTACTCCACGAAGGTCGTGGTCGATCAGCGGTATGTCCTTCGCATCCCCAAGCAATTACGTCCCGAAGAAGCCGCGCCACTGCTGTGCGCAGGCATCACCACGTACTCTCCCTTGCGCCATTGGGGGGTGGGAAAGAAACATCGACTGGCGGTGGTCGGCCTGGGGGGACTTGGCCATATGGCCGTCAAAATCGGAGCGGCCTTAGGAGCTCACGTCACCGTGCTGAGCCATTCCGACAAAAAACGGCGCGATGCGAAACGATTGGGCGCCAAAGACTTCTTCAAGACATCCGATCCCAAAACATTCACGACGCTGGCCAAACAATTCGACTTCATTCTGGACACCGTTTCAGCGCCCCATGACTTGGATGCGCAATTGGAATTACTCAAGACCGACGGCACGATGATTCTCGTCGGCGTGCCGGACAAGCCGGCGCAATTGGGGGCCTTTCCATTGATCATGCAGCGGCGGAGATTGGTCGGCTCGTTGATCGGAGGGATTCAGGAAACGCAGGAGATGTTGGATTTCTGTGCGAAGCACACCTGCGGAGCCGACGTGGAGGTCATCCCGATACAACAGGTGAATGAGGCCTATGACCGACTGGTTCGAGGCGACGTCCGCTATCGGTTCGTCATCGACATGAGTTCATTGCGACAATAGCCGCGAGGCCCGTTACAGTGGCAGGACGTTCGATCCTCGCTCCGCATCCCTGATCCAGCCTGCGATCGTAACACGTCGACAGACTCATGGCCCTACGCAAGCCGATGAAGTTCCCCGCTCGGTGGCGAACCACGCGTATATCCTGTCAGGAATCACACGAACCGGAAGGCCGGGCGGCCACAGGGCCGCCCGGAGTCGAAACGATTACTTGGCAGGAGCCACCAACGGCATGAGCGGCAACTGCCTCGCATCCTTGTCCACCTTCAACAGTGCAATGGCACCACGGAGAGCGTCGGTCAAGGAGTGGGTGACGATCGGATACACCCCGTCGTTGTTATCCAACACCATATCGAGAATGGCAGCTCCCGCCGGCGGAATCAGTTGCGTCTGCACGCCACGCGTGTGATTGGCCGGATTTCCGCTTTCCCACACATCATCCCAAATTTCGGCAATCGGATGGACCGCCGACACGTTGTTCGGTCCGGCGTTCACGAAATAAAACCGGACCCGTTCACCCGGTTTGGCATCCAGAAAATCGCCTCCTGCCTTGCTGTGCACGGGGTCATACCGGAAGACGGCTCCGTTGAAGACGACGTGCTGATATTTCCGGTCGAACATCCCGTCGACATCGTCGGGCTCTTTGAACAGTTCGCTCTGCACGAGTACATATTCGCGATCCGCCTTGGGCATGGCCTTGGGATCTTTCGGATCAACGATGATCGCCCCCATCATGCCACGCGCGATGTGCTGGATCATCGGAGACGCGCCGCAGTGATACGCAAATACGCCGGGCCACTTGGCCTTGAAACGATACTGCAGCGACTCGCCCGGCCGCACTTCTTTGTAGTGTTCCAAGAAATTGGTTTCCGCGGCGTGAAAATCCATCGAGTGGGGCCGACCGTTGGTTTCGGGATTCGTGAGCGAAAACACGACTTCATCGCCTTCCTGCACACGAATCACCGGACCGGGAAATTGCCCGTTGAAGGTCCAGGCATCGTATGTATGTCCTTCGCCGTCGATGACGAGCTTCGTTTCCACGGCGGTCATGGAGACTTCGACGACTTTCGCGAACGCGGATTCGACCGGTTGCATGGCGAGGCCCGATAGCGCGGCCAGGCCCAGAACCGTGCGGATCACCGATTGACGAAAGCGGGTAGTGCGTACTGTCATAATGCTGCGGCTCCTCCTGTAAAA carries:
- a CDS encoding cytochrome c, which encodes MRLSDRLFLVLLLCGSGSGVLLAQPSGTLDRGHTVYREHCVECHGEGGKGDGPKAPFLSPRPGNLVSAATSAKTDKELLRTIAQGKPRTAMPAWQDRLAAEDQEAALQYIRSLVRFSRSPAPSSPSP
- a CDS encoding PEGA domain-containing protein: MPHPRPSRYTHHFATLLMLLACSLHLAGCSIFGGTSQPLIVNSEPPGADVLINGTLAGTTPLQQQVPRRGDLTVEVHKTGYTPQTRVTGRKLSSVGIVDVIGGAFFLLPLLGLIAPGAWEQDPSTIGITLEPDKPHPATTP
- a CDS encoding NAD(P)-dependent alcohol dehydrogenase, whose amino-acid sequence is MIDVQGYAARTAKSRLAPFTFSRRAVGRHDVLIGIQYCGICHSDVHQARDEWGGSSFPIVPGHEIVGIVEQVGASVKQFKVGQLVGVGCFVDSCRTCPQCKKGQEQYCEGHLSFTYNGTERDGVTQTYGGYSTKVVVDQRYVLRIPKQLRPEEAAPLLCAGITTYSPLRHWGVGKKHRLAVVGLGGLGHMAVKIGAALGAHVTVLSHSDKKRRDAKRLGAKDFFKTSDPKTFTTLAKQFDFILDTVSAPHDLDAQLELLKTDGTMILVGVPDKPAQLGAFPLIMQRRRLVGSLIGGIQETQEMLDFCAKHTCGADVEVIPIQQVNEAYDRLVRGDVRYRFVIDMSSLRQ
- a CDS encoding multicopper oxidase domain-containing protein — translated: MTVRTTRFRQSVIRTVLGLAALSGLAMQPVESAFAKVVEVSMTAVETKLVIDGEGHTYDAWTFNGQFPGPVIRVQEGDEVVFSLTNPETNGRPHSMDFHAAETNFLEHYKEVRPGESLQYRFKAKWPGVFAYHCGASPMIQHIARGMMGAIIVDPKDPKAMPKADREYVLVQSELFKEPDDVDGMFDRKYQHVVFNGAVFRYDPVHSKAGGDFLDAKPGERVRFYFVNAGPNNVSAVHPIAEIWDDVWESGNPANHTRGVQTQLIPPAGAAILDMVLDNNDGVYPIVTHSLTDALRGAIALLKVDKDARQLPLMPLVAPAK